Within the Medicago truncatula cultivar Jemalong A17 chromosome 4, MtrunA17r5.0-ANR, whole genome shotgun sequence genome, the region acatatttattttaaaccatGTATCTTATTTTCCACATTGTTACCTTATTCGTACATGTGCatcataaaccctaaaattttgaCGTTTGCAACAACTCACTTAGTTCGTTATTATTTACGCAGTTGTGCAATCCGTAGGAGTTTGCTATGGAGTGCTTGGCAATAATCTACCATCAAGTCAAGAAGTTGTGGACTTATATAAGTCAAATGGCATTGACAAAATGCGTATATACTTCCCAGACGAACAAGCCCTTCAAGCCCTTAAAGGTTCCAACATAGAATTGATCCTTGATGTGGCCAAGGAAACCCTATCTTCTCTTACAGATGGCAATGAAGCTACAAATTGGGTCCAAAAATATGTGACACCATATGCTCAAGATGTAAAAATCAAGTACATCACTGTTGGAAATGAAATTAAACCTAATGACAATGAAGCCCAATACATTGCCACTGCCATGCAAAACATTCAAAATGCAATTTCATCAGCAAATTTACAAGGCCAAATCAAGGTCTCAACAGCAATTGACATGACTTTGATTGGTACTTCATATCCACCCAATGATGGTGCTTTCACTGACCAAGCAAAGCAATATTTACAGCCAATAATAGACTTCCTAAAGAACAATGGAGCACCACTTCTTGCCAATGTGTATCCGTACTTCGCTTATATCGGTAATAAGCAAAGCATTTCTCTTGACTATGCTCTTTTTAAACAACAAGGAAACAATGATGTTGGGTACCAAAACCTCTTTGATGCCCAATTAGACTCAGTATATGCTGCTCTTGAGAAAGTTGGGGGTACCGATGTGAAGATAGTTGTGTCCGAGAGTGGATGGCCATCTGATGGTGGAGATAGTGCCTCAACTGATAATGCTTCCACATATTATCAAAATTTGATCAATCACGTCAAGAATGGGACTCCTAAGAGACCCGGAGCAATTGAGACATACTTGTTTGCCATGTTTGATGAAAATCAGAAGACTGGTGCAGCAACTGAACAACATTTTGGTCTCTTTAATCCTGACAAATCATCTAAATATCAAACAAGTTTCAATTGaataaattgataatttaaaaaagatatgCAGCTAAATATAGTTTACTATGAATAATTGTGCCATGTGTGCACATGTTATTtccatctttctttttttttttgacagaatttcCATCTTTCTATGTATGtcatgaattaaataaatgaaacatcatatcatatattgTTACTTATGTAATTCCACcattatattttagtttgtgTTTAATGTCATATTGGAAGACATCAAACTTATATAGTATGCTAACAATAAAGGCACAACTCTAGCAAAATTTGCAACATAAGTAGGCTTGATGGACACAAATGAAGCAGAATATTAACCTTTGGTGTTTGGTCTTGAGTTATCAATTGATTGTGTATAGTTAAAATAGGGAAAAGTAATAGTAGAACACGCTCTAAATTAAGTGGCCCTCGCATGGGTGAATGGTGATTATTTGTCCATGGAGTTTGAGATTCTTTGTGAATAAATTGAAAACCAAATTGTTGGTGttgaaaaatgtttcttttgtgCATAGGAATATAGAAGTGaaatttcattatatatttGGCAAAAGAATGATCCTCTTTGGAATTTAGGTGAGTGAAGTGGTGTTGTAAAATTTGTGATATTTGGAAGGGTTGATTGTGTACTAATGATCTCAAGGTCAAGGGATGGCTCTTTAAGTATAGCATTGGAATTGAAATTTTGGGTGTCATGAAGGTGGGGGAGTAGTGCATTAGTGTTTTAAAGTTGTTAGATTTATTTTGGCTTCGTAGTTTTGTCTTTGTAGTGCACTAGGGCCTTCGATTTAGTTCCTTGACTGCTACAGGTGTTGTTCATAATCTGATATGCATTGAACTATATTAATGATTTGATTTAGTAGTGTGTCTGTTAATTTTATGGAAATTGCTCTTCTCTCGATCAAAATTGCTTGTTCCCACATAAACAACCGAAAATTCCCCAACGTGAGTGAACACTTGTTCGGTAAAATCAGCGTAAGTTAACTGACATTCGATAACAACCAACGTGATTTAAATGtcgttgaaaaaaaattacccCATGGGACTTAAGTCATGCTACTTAATTCTTGTCGATGTACGTGCAGTAATTGTGGATGGTACTTACCAAGTTACCATGATGTGGATTCAAGTGTGTTGGCTTTCAGTTGGCAGCAAGACGAGTTTTTCAAGAAGGAATAAGAAAAGCCGGACCGAAAATGCTTGAACCTATATAAAGAGTTGGGACCAAACCATTACTAGAATTTCTCGTTTTACCTGCAGATTTACCCTCGAAAAATTCCACAGGAGTTTCTGAGGATTTTGCTGCGATCTTGTTGATCTGGACAACGTACTTACGGATCTAGAAACGGCATGCAACTCCGCAGGTAATGAATCCATTTGCTGGGGTTTTCCTGCGGAagctattttcttttttacccAATGAATCCTTGGGAAATTCCACAGATATTCCAGCGGATTTACCTGCAGATTTTCGTTTGACCTGCAGATTTACCTACAGATATTCCTGCGGATTTACAGCTGCATTTCTTTAgattcttttcttctttaaattttaaaattgtaagattatgaatttctttatttttattcttttgatatTGAATATGGAACCTAAATCTTTAGAAAAATCCGCAGGAAACAGTTTTGCCTTGGAATTTTCACCATTATCCGCAGGAAGATCAAGAGTTTCTGGCAGTAAACATCAGATTCCCCATTTCAATCcaagttgaaaaataaactaCACACAAGCTCATGCATGTGCTAAATTACCaattatgaaaacaaaattaatccGAAAGAAAAGCATGAAAGAACTGAAACCATATTGAATGGGATGAAGAACAAGAAGCTACCTCGAATGAAGGGGTTGGAGACCAACACAATAAACTTAATGAACGAAGGTTGCCAAAGTCTGGGTGCAGGGAGACTGGATCAAAAGAAAGAATGGTCATGCATGATCGCACAAAGAGAAGAGCAGCCATAAGAGAGGCCTATATCGTCAGAGATGGTGAGACAACATGAAATCTATTTGGGGGCTAAATTTCAGTCAATGAGTCGAAGAAACTTGGGTATAGGGTTCACTCGCGTTGAAGAAGTAATTTTAGGTTATTTGtattattgtttttcaaaaatttggaAGCTGATTTATATTTTAACGTTCTTTTATAAAGTTTGAGTAAAAAGATGATTTTGGTTAAAGATTATAAACCAGTTCTCTTAATAAAGTTTGGTAATTGACTTTTGAAAATTTATGGTTCAGTTCATGAACCATTTAATTGGTTTGGTCTCTTATAGTTCAGTGTGGTTCATTTTACTCATATAGTTCATTGAATTAGTATATTTCGCTCACCCGGACTTCAATCTATATTTATACCCCTCCTTTGCTTTTGGTATTATCTTTTGATAACAGTTGCGAAGTTTGGTGTGATATGATCAATCAGTTCTATGATCATTGTCTTCTGATAGTAGGGTTCTCAATATGCTTCTACTTTACGCCTGGAAAGTTGAATGATGAAGGTGTAGTTTAGAAAAGGGGGTTGGCTCATAGTAATGGACTATGGTGATGGTTTCATATGGTAATAAAGATGATGAGTTTACACGGTTCTTAAAAATGAACAAGAGTTATGGTGTGCTAGTTACGTTTATGAGCTAAATCTTAGTTGTTTGTTGATTGTTTGTGGTTAGAGGAGATAGATGTATGAAGTGATGGTGGAGACCCCTTTCTTTGGTTATGTCTTCTCCTTTCTTTAGTTCTCCCCTCTTTTTATTCCCTTCTCTTgctttggttttgattttgttgttgatatttatacttaaaaaattaggtttttgttttttattttgattttgttgttgatatttatacaaaaaatataaggTTAAGTTCTTTACTGAATGATGCCAAATTAAAATTGTACATGTTACTTACATGGAAAtgggaaaaaggaaaagaaatgaagaaagatactttttttttttttgtcagggtTTGAAcctccggaccttgcatatattatgcattatttctATCAAAGCTAACCTCACGAAGACAAATTGAAGAAAGATGTTTGATGGCATACTCAACATGCTTACAGTCCAATTTTTGTCTTTTAagaggaaaattttaaagacaAGGATAAAGAAATTTATCTTTTGACCAAAATGGAAGAGATAGTTTCACGCCACCATCGTTGTGAAGAAAAGGATAAagaaatttaacttttaaaaaggaTGTTTCATATTGAGTcatgtaatttaattttctgAAATCAAGCAATTATTTGGCGTCTTTAATGTAATTCACTACAAAATCATGTAATTTGACAAAGCAAACCACCTTATGAAGAATAATTGAGAAGACAATGGATAAATATTTAAGAGGCCTCTAGAGACATTAAAAAGTACATAAATTTTGTTTCTAGTCCCAAGACAagttttaaagaagaaaatactCAAAAAGGCAAAGAAAAAGGCAAAAATGTGTTAGGAGAAGGTGTTGTGCGCCCCATGTGTGCAAAACAGTGCATAAAATGCACTCTTTCGGGCACCACGCACGAGGAGCATTCTTCCACGCATGGTCCCTTGCGCTCTCGGGAGTTTTCAGTTACGGGTATGGGGAAATGGGGTAGATTTTCAACCCAAACTCACTCAGAATTCAACATGTAAATACAGCTCCTCTCattcacaattattcattcaaaacGAAGCGGTTCAAGAGGAAGGTAAGTATTAGGAGCATCAAGGGAGAAGTTTCTCATCAACCTTCTTCTCTCTATAGTATGTTAtgtttcttttgtaatttatatttagttaccatgagtaactaaGTCCTAATTGTGTAGGATTCTAATATGAACCTTTGTTTGTTTATTGGATCTTTTTAATTCAAGTATTTTATTCAGTTAACTTAGATATAATCTTTTTATGGAAATGTCATAATGCTTTTCTGAAGATAATTTTACTTACTACTTCGTtacttgaaaatgaaataatgcaCTTGTCAAATTTGATCATCAATATTGAGccacttaatatattatattaaaaataaatgaattttattaaaatcCTATGACATGGAATTACTAGTGGAATCTTTTCTGTAAgcaaattttttaacttttttaacgagtaaatagtcaatttcccctctgaaattgtaagtttcatcaattaccttcctgaaattaacaaaatttaaattacctccctgaaatttcacgttagtcaatttaccccctccgtcaaatttttctgttagtgaacatgacgttttgcaaatacccccctgaagttttgcacttatgtgcaaaatgccccaaaacttaaaaatttatattattttttaaaaaaacaaacaattaatagttaaatattaaaactaactattaattttggaatttgggaaaactacatgcatatatacatcaaaataggctccaaaatgagaaaaaaatatgtattttttaaagtgacaataatgggatgatttgtagattaatattgggggttgtgtagtttaaatggtttgagaaaattgttgaaggagttggaggagttaaaagactaagatgatgaaggagaaaatataaatttaaatctgattattaatttgtttataaacctctaaaaataataatttgtctattagaaataaccattattgtcactttaaaaatacacatttttccctattttgatgtatatatgtatgtagtttttccaaactccaaaattaatagttagctttaatatttaactattaattgtttgtttttaagaaaaaaataatataaatttttaagtttggggggcattttgcacataagtgcaaaacttcagggggtatttgcaaaacgtcatgttcactaacagaaaaatttgacggagggggtaaattgactaacgttgtgaaatttcagggggtaactgaagttttgttaatttcaggggggtaattgatgaaacttacaatttcaagggggaaattgactatttactctttttttaacattaaaaagttaaaaaaatgtatgatgtgGAGACACCctatattttagggttaattaagtttttggtccctataaatatctgcagttttgtatttagtctttataaaaataaatcatactttttagtcccaacaaaattttctgttagtgtttttagtccctgttaaattaaaatttgtttaattatgcttaaacttctaaatttttgaaagattttttacatacatgttcataacatcgtaagacactcttttataaaaaaatttagttttttaacatgtaatgaattaaatatgaatttttctaaaagtccaattttcaagattatattaatgaaaatttggacctaataataaaattttaagttacttttctGCGGGGgaattttgtataatattctaagtaagtatgtgaaaaatttgttacaaattaaaaagtttaagcacaattaagcatattttaattttacaacgactaaaagtatgtgttggtccctattaaattgaaatttgtttaattatacttaaacttttatatttttaaatgatttttaacagataagaacattataataatttcttttataaaaaactagaattttttaacatgtaatgaattaaatataattttttttaaacaccaaaaattcaagataaaactaacgaaaatttggacctaaaaataaaattttgagctaatttattgtggcggaaccttttataatgttttaaacaagtatgtaaaaaatcattaaaaaattaaaattttaagcataattaaacaatttttaatttaacagagactaaaaacactaacggaaaattttataaagactaaaaagtataatttattttatagggattaaaaataaaactgcagatatttataaggataaaaaacttaattaaccctatattttatAACATTTCCTTAGCTAAGCTGACTAACATATGCAGCCGGCAAATTTGTCTTGTATGCATTATTAATTAGGCCATCAATCATTAATATATGTGTTTTCGTTTTACCCAAAACAAGTGGTTGGAATTCGAAAACAATGCATAGCCCTCAATTTCCTTTGAGTGATTGACGGGGCTAAAAGTCTTCCTTATTAGAAGACCACCCTTTACTGTAGTCAATACAAAGCAGTAgtatttgttcttttaattatgCATAGTATAACTATGGACTAGAAGAAGGTATAAGAGATTCAGAGTTGCATACTTGGTTTATATTTTAGTATAATTCATCAAGCAATACATTCTTTAAGAGAAACTCTTCCATCGATCATGTCTATCATTTTTCTGCTTGTTGGTATACTTCTATCCATTGGACTACAATTTACAGGTCAATAATAGTTCTCTcccaatattaatattattgtatactttttgtattgcattttattactTTGAATTACTTCTTTTGTTATTCATTATTCAGTAATATGTTAAATTAAAAGGCTACTAGAGTCTATGGCATCAATGTCAACAGAGAGAGTTTAACTAAGGATAAAAATACCAGAAAAAAcccaaaatcatcacaaattcaaaaaCCTCAAAtcccaaaaccaaaaccaaagaaaatagaaattgtttttgaaaCCCACAATGATTTTAGTGTTCTTTTTTATTGGGCTTGGATGAAGATCTGGATTGGTTAGGATAGAACCAAGGttagattgaaataaataaataaataaataggtttaattgcagttttggccctCTAAGTATCACAATCTTCTAATTTTGATCccctataaaaaatattaacaaatcaGCCCTCTTAAGTTTACATCATTTTGCACTTTTGATTCTCCGaaccaattttgaccaagttaATGCATATGTGGCACCCACATCAACAATTTAGGTTCTTTTAATAGTTTTACTATAGTTTGTCTAGATCTTCTCTTGTCCTTAttattttaagggttaataggtctttaccccctgtaatataggacacttttggttttacccgctgtaaatttatttttttagattccgtccttgtaaaatgaagattcttcaagattgcCCCCTGAGCCctgtgactcagcagaatctatgatgtggcatttttttttatttatcatttttttttggatgccaAGTGTATTTACatgtcatttaaaattaaaaaaaaaataaaaaaatcaattttttttaaataacgaaaaataatttaaaaatcagaaaaaaaaaatagaattttttttcaaaaatttaaaaaattgaattttttttttaaataaagttccagatttttttttaaaatacttcctaattccatattctttttaaaaaatttaaaaattcagattttaaaaaaaaaattaagttccggatttttgttaaaatcagaaaaaacatgcagatttttttaatttaatttttaaaataaaaaaaaatattttatatttcaaaatctttattccagaaattttataaattcttttttgaaattaaataattagaaaaaaaattagataatacttttttttttccaaattttataattttaatttaattcggattattttttaaatttagtataatttttttggaaaatttggaaaTATATTAAGTTCGAGAATGGAAACGGTATACCATATGGATTTTCCTGTCATTGATGAGAAATATATTAAGTTAGcatttagaaaaaatttcaaaaaatatattcctgaatttttacgaatttattttttatttaaaaaaataaaaataaaatctttttttctgaaattaggaagtattttaaaaaaaaaaaactggattttataaaaaatttcaaaaacaaatcagaattttttctaaatttaaaattttcaaaaatatctgaagttaagattttaaaaatttaaataaaatcaaatttttttttcagattaaatagttggaatttaaaaacatttatatccaaatttttaaaattaaaatattttccagaatttttattctttgtacaaaaaattaaaaaaacttttttatttcgaaaaaaatctgaatgttttttaatttcgaaaaagataagacaattttctatttcggaaaaaaatctaaatgttttttaatttttggaaaaaaaaatctaattttttctcaatttaaaaaaatagtttgaattttttcagattttttaaaattttggaaattaatttttagattttttaaaatatgattttcgttttttttgaaattttattttttactttaatttttttaaataaaaatgacgtgtaaattattttttacacgtggcaagcaaaaaaaattaaaaaataaaaagaaaaagccatGTAGGTGCCACAtcatagattctgctgagtcacagGGCTCAGGGGgcaatcttgaagaatctttattttacaaggacgaaatctaaaaaaaaaaatttacagggggcaaaaccaaaagttccctatattacaggggggtaaagacctattaacccttgtTTTAACTATCATTTATCTgatctatttttctttctatagaATCTACAAATCTCCATTTTACTTGCTCAGACCACATAAGTCAAGTTTCTGTCACCTTTTCTACGATAGGTACAACTTCTACTCTTTCTTTAATATTATCATTTCTAATTCTATAATTACGGGTCTTACCATACATTCAATGTCTTCTCCCACGAGAATGTGATGAGTAACTTAAATAAATTAAGGTTGAAACGATTATTGCTCGATTTTTTTCTAGTTGCACCCCAAAGTGACTAAAACATCcttaattcattttttgaaattttcaatcatttcCATTTATCTTACACGTTTTACGATTAAAATGTTGCATTACATCAAAATAAGAGTACATATCATGTACAAATTGCTAATTTTAGCATTAGCATGTTGCATTATAtcaaaataagaaatatatcaTGCATAAGTAAGAAACATATCATGCTGAGTATTGGGTTATATTGAGATTGAGTTTCTTATGTTGCagttcggtttggttcggttgttCAAATAAAAACAGCAAACCGAACCGCTCGGTTGAATCCCCATGAGGTTATCTCAATTAGCATGGGCATTTGCATTATGTATGCAGAGGTCGGAGGTTCGAATCTCAGACACCCGATTTATTCACCTGAAGTAGTGTGAATTTTTAGCCGTTAgactacttgaaaaaaaaaaaaacgtttttttagaggatttaagtTTCTGAATGTGTAGCCTAATGGTATAATGGGTTATGACACTGAAATAGTATGAAGAATGAGGTTGGCGTTTAATTTGCCCCGTAACAGactaaaatttgtattttttttgttaaaagaaattgGAATGATTTACAATTAGTTCATTATTACACAATACACAGGCGTTTGCTATGGAGTGCTTGGCAATAATCTACCATCAAAGCAAGAAGTTGTAGatttatataaatcaaaaggCATTGGCAAAATGCGTATATACTACCCAGATCAAGAAGTCCTACAAGCCCTTAGAGGTTCTAACATTGAATTGATCCTTGGTGTGACCAAGGAAACCCTTTCCTCTCTTACAGATGCCGGTGAAGCTACAAATTGGGTCCAAAAGTATGTGACACCCTATGCTCAAGATGTAAAAATCAAGTACATCACTGTTGGAAATGAAATTAAACCTAATGACAATGAAGCCCAATACATTGCCACTGCCATGCAGAACATTCAAAATGCAATTTCATCTGCAAATTTACAAGGCCAAATCAAGGTCTCAACAGCAATTGACATGACTTTGATTGGTAATTCATATCCACCCAATGCTGGAGTTTTCACTGATCAAGCAAATTCTTATATACAACCAATAATTAACTTCCTGGTGAAGAATGGAGCACCACTTCTTGCCAATGTGTATCCGTACTTCGCTTATATTGGTAATAAACAAAGCATTTCTCTTGACTATGTTCTTTTTAAACAACAAGGAAACAATGAAGTTGGGTACAACAACATCTTTGATGCCATGTTAGATTCAGTATACGCTGCTCTTGAGAAAGTTGGAGGTTCCAATGTGAAGATAGTTGTGTCCGAGAGTGGATGGCCGTCTAAAGGAGGAGATAGTGCCTCAATTGACAATGCTGCCACATATTATTCTAATTTGATCAATCACATCAAGAATGGTACTCCTAAGAGGCCCGGTGCTGCTATTGAAACTTATTTGTTTGCCATGTTTGATGAAAATCAGAAGACTGGTGCAACAACTGAACAACACTATGGTCTCTTTAATCCTGACAAATCACCTAAATACCATGTGGCACAGTCGGGTATCGAGTTGGATACAACAAGGAACATTACTGTCATCTTAAATATGAAATAGGtttcaattgaaaaattgattatttaaaaatatatgtatctaAATCTAGTTAACTATGTATAATTGTGCCATGTATTCACATTTTATTCTTTCAATGTCTCTACTATGCCCGTCTCCCGCAAGCAGCGAGTTTTCTTCTAGAGACGTTTGCTTGCCGGGctgctttttaattttaattaagagCAAATTACTAGAAAAGCTACATTAAAAAGTAAAGCATACAAACAATTTGTTTGGCAATATGAAACAAAAGATTACAAATATAATACTACCTCCATTCTTATTAAAGGAGACAGttcactttttaagttcattaaaTATATCCTTCACAATGGATAGTTTTTTCATCGGTATAAAAGTGAAGTTATTCAAATTGAAGAGGTGGTTGAAGGACCCAAGTTGGTTGACCAAAGGTCGAAGGACCAACGGTCGAAGGTCTCTGATCAAAAGGATCAAGACCTAAAATGATCATGTTATAGAGCTAAAAGAAAATCAAGTCCAATCAAATATCATCTGATGTATGGTATCATGAGATAGTTCTACGGAACATCCatgaaagaaaggaagaaagaaaaaggaaaattcatatattcaaagtctgaagaagaagaaaaaaaatccttgAACATGTATCTCGAGCTTAATTGTGAATCCACTCAAAAGAGTGTCATTATATCATGTTGTAAATCGATCAAGTTGTCGTTGAACACTTAAAACTGATATAGGATTGTACTGTAATATATCCTCTCGAAGAAAGTTGTGTCATTCAGGTACAAACTCATTCATGTACTCTATCTAGTATTGACTAACAATCTTTGTCAAAAGGAGAGTTTGGAGAGACAATTAAACAATCAGGTTCTCAACAAGGCAGTggccaagatttgttgagataAATAGAAACGATTTGCTTCAGAAAGAATACTCATAAGGTTTGGTGAGACTGTTGAAGAATACTCATAAGGCTTGGAGAGGTTATTGAAGAAAAACTCATCCTAGAGAGGCACCATATCAAAGCTCACAGACATAGCAAAGAATGTTTAGTTAGTGAATTAAGTTCATCTCAAGGGAAGGAAAAGTCAGTCACTTTGTTAGGGGTAGACTCGATTGGTTGATAGTGAACCAGTATAATATCATGTCGTTCTCGACACTTTATTTACTCTCTGCAAGTTCTTTATGGTTTAATGATCCGACTCTAGCCTTATTCCAGATATTGTTATAATGGAGTTCGACCACATTGTAGAAATAAATTTGTAGAAAGCAAATTATCCCTTATTCCGGTAAATAGGCTTTCAATGGAAAACGTGGGCATAAATATAGAGTGGAGAACATGCAAACATACCCAGCATGTGCATACATGACACAATTATTCATCAATTTATTTGTTGAAACTTAGAATATATTTGGGTGACGTGCCAACAGGATTGAAGAGACCAAAATGTTGTTCAGTTGCTGCACCAGGCTTCTGATTTTCATCAAACATAGCAAACAAGTAAGTCTCAATAGCTTGACCAGGTCTAAGAGGAGTTCCATTCCCACTATTGGCATGATTAATCAGATTACTATAGTATGTTCGAGCATTCTCAATTGTTGCCACATCTCCACCAGCAGATGGCCACCCACTCTCAGACACTACAATCTTCACACTAGAACCGCCCACTTTCTCGAGAGCGGCATAAACTGAATCTAACTGGGCATCAAAGAGGTTTTGATAACCAACTGCATTGTTTCCTTGTT harbors:
- the LOC11440651 gene encoding glucan endo-1,3-beta-glucosidase, producing the protein MSIIFLLVGILSIGLKFTVVQSVGVCYGVLGNNLPSSQEVVDLYKSNGIDKMRIYFPDEQALQALKGSNIELILDVAKETLSSLTDGNEATNWVQKYVTPYAQDVKIKYITVGNEIKPNDNEAQYIATAMQNIQNAISSANLQGQIKVSTAIDMTLIGTSYPPNDGAFTDQAKQYLQPIIDFLKNNGAPLLANVYPYFAYIGNKQSISLDYALFKQQGNNDVGYQNLFDAQLDSVYAALEKVGGTDVKIVVSESGWPSDGGDSASTDNASTYYQNLINHVKNGTPKRPGAIETYLFAMFDENQKTGAATEQHFGLFNPDKSSKYQTSFN
- the LOC11438141 gene encoding glucan endo-1,3-beta-glucosidase, with amino-acid sequence MSIIFLLVGILLSIGLQFTESTNLHFTCSDHISQVSVTFSTIGVCYGVLGNNLPSKQEVVDLYKSKGIGKMRIYYPDQEVLQALRGSNIELILGVTKETLSSLTDAGEATNWVQKYVTPYAQDVKIKYITVGNEIKPNDNEAQYIATAMQNIQNAISSANLQGQIKVSTAIDMTLIGNSYPPNAGVFTDQANSYIQPIINFLVKNGAPLLANVYPYFAYIGNKQSISLDYVLFKQQGNNEVGYNNIFDAMLDSVYAALEKVGGSNVKIVVSESGWPSKGGDSASIDNAATYYSNLINHIKNGTPKRPGAAIETYLFAMFDENQKTGATTEQHYGLFNPDKSPKYHVAQSGIELDTTRNITVILNMK